One genomic segment of Drosophila melanogaster chromosome 3R includes these proteins:
- the GstD6 gene encoding glutathione S transferase D6 has translation MDLYNMSGSPSTRAVMMTAKAVGVEFNSIQVNTFVGEQLEPWFVKINPQHTIPTLVDNLFVIWETRAIVVYLVEQYGKDDSLYPKDPQKQALINQRLYFDMGTLYDGIAKYFFPLLRTGKPGTQENLEKLNAAFDLLNNFLDGQDYVAGNQLSVADIVILATVSTTEMVDFDLKKFPNVDRWYKNAQKVTPGWDENLARIQSAKKFLAENLIEKL, from the coding sequence ATGGATCTCTATAACATGTCTGGTTCCCCGAGCACCCGGGCCGTTATGATGACCGCCAAAGCTGTGGGAGTCGAGTTCAACTCGATACAAGTTAATACCTTTGTGGGGGAACAACTGGAGCCATGGTTTGTAAAGATAAACCCTCAGCACACGATTCCAACCCTGGTGGACAATTTATTCGTTATTTGGGAAACTCGGGCCATTGTTGTCTACCTAGTGGAGCAGTACGGTAAGGATGATTCTCTGTACCCGAAGGATCCCCAGAAGCAAGCGCTGATCAACCAGCGTCTGTACTTCGATATGGGCACCCTGTACGATGGCATTGCCAAGTACTTTTTCCCACTGCTTCGGACGGGCAAACCCGGAACTCAGGAGAATCTTGAGAAACTGAACGCTGCCTTCGATCTTCTCAACAACTTCCTGGATGGCCAGGATTACGTGGCCGGCAATCAGCTTTCAGTGGCAGATATCGTTATATTGGCCACCGTTTCCACAACCGAAATGGTTGACTTCGATTTAAAGAAGTTTCCCAACGTGGACAGATGGTATAAGAACGCCCAAAAAGTTACGCCGGGTTGGGACGAGAACTTGGCAAGAATTCAAAGCGCCAAAAAATTTCTAGCcgaaaacttaatagaaaagttataa
- the GstD11 gene encoding glutathione S transferase D11, isoform B → MSDTKRIVTEFVYCLLLRGGKMSPPVLYYLPPSPPCRSILLLAKMLDIDFELKIVNILEGEQLKPDFVAMNPQHCVPTMNDEGLVLWESRAILSYLVAAYGKSDQLYPTDIRVRALVDQRLQFDLGTLYMRLTDYYFPTMFIGAPLDEGKRAKLAEAVGWLNTILEGRQFSAADHFTIADLTLLVTVSQLEAFEFELRPYKHIRQWLDRCKDHMAPFDYEELNANKANMLADMFKAKMNQSAG, encoded by the exons ATGTCCGACACGAAGCGTATTGTAACTGAATTCGTGTATTGCCTACTCCTCAGAGGTGGCAAGATGTCGCCGCCCGTGCTGTACTACCTGCCGCCCAGTCCGCCCTGCCGCAGCAttctgctgctggccaagatGCTGGACATCGACTTCGAGCTGAAGATCGTCAACATTTTGGAGGGGGAGCAGCTGAAACCGGACTTTGTGGCCATGAATCCGCAGCACTGTGTGCCGACTATGAACGACGAGGGTCTGGTTTTGTGGGAAAG TCGTGCCATACTCTCCTATCTGGTGGCTGCCTACGGCAAGAGTGACCAACTGTATCCCACGGACATAAGGGTGAGGGCTTTGGTGGACCAACGCCTCCAGTTCGATTTGGGCACCCTATACATGCGACTCACGGACTACTAT TTCCCCACAATGTTTATTGGTGCGCCCCTGGACGAAGGAAAGCGTGCCAAATTGGCGGAGGCTGTGGGCTGGCTAAACACAATCTTGGAGGGCAGACAGTTTTCCGCCGCCGATCACTTCACCATCGCGGATCTCACGCTTTTGGTGACCGTTTCCCAGCTGGAGGCCTTCGAATTTGAACTTCGACCCTATAAACATATCCGCCAATGGCTCGATCGCTGCAAGGATCACATGGCACCGTTTGACTACGAGGAACTCAATGCCAACAAGGCCAATATGTTGGCCGATATGTTCAAGGCCAAGATGAATCAATCGGCGGGCTAA
- the GstD11 gene encoding glutathione S transferase D11, isoform A, protein MSPPVLYYLPPSPPCRSILLLAKMLDIDFELKIVNILEGEQLKPDFVAMNPQHCVPTMNDEGLVLWESRAILSYLVAAYGKSDQLYPTDIRVRALVDQRLQFDLGTLYMRLTDYYFPTMFIGAPLDEGKRAKLAEAVGWLNTILEGRQFSAADHFTIADLTLLVTVSQLEAFEFELRPYKHIRQWLDRCKDHMAPFDYEELNANKANMLADMFKAKMNQSAG, encoded by the exons ATGTCGCCGCCCGTGCTGTACTACCTGCCGCCCAGTCCGCCCTGCCGCAGCAttctgctgctggccaagatGCTGGACATCGACTTCGAGCTGAAGATCGTCAACATTTTGGAGGGGGAGCAGCTGAAACCGGACTTTGTGGCCATGAATCCGCAGCACTGTGTGCCGACTATGAACGACGAGGGTCTGGTTTTGTGGGAAAG TCGTGCCATACTCTCCTATCTGGTGGCTGCCTACGGCAAGAGTGACCAACTGTATCCCACGGACATAAGGGTGAGGGCTTTGGTGGACCAACGCCTCCAGTTCGATTTGGGCACCCTATACATGCGACTCACGGACTACTAT TTCCCCACAATGTTTATTGGTGCGCCCCTGGACGAAGGAAAGCGTGCCAAATTGGCGGAGGCTGTGGGCTGGCTAAACACAATCTTGGAGGGCAGACAGTTTTCCGCCGCCGATCACTTCACCATCGCGGATCTCACGCTTTTGGTGACCGTTTCCCAGCTGGAGGCCTTCGAATTTGAACTTCGACCCTATAAACATATCCGCCAATGGCTCGATCGCTGCAAGGATCACATGGCACCGTTTGACTACGAGGAACTCAATGCCAACAAGGCCAATATGTTGGCCGATATGTTCAAGGCCAAGATGAATCAATCGGCGGGCTAA
- the Tim17a1 gene encoding Tim17a1, isoform A, whose product MEYNRQPCPIRIVEDCGCAFMMGTIGGSLFEFLKGFRNAPTGLQRRLYGGIDLVKMRTPSIAGSFAVWGATFSTVDCALVHYRQREDAWNSILSGAATGGILAARNGIRAMANSALVGCLVLAMIEGAGAAVATINAADKGAGIVIKPQRAQWEAILETIDPKRASSTQDFALAEFERVLDKCRASREPNLLQDIPVKSHERDSKQKPFYSLLDLVKLSQMF is encoded by the coding sequence ATGGAGTACAATCGCCAGCCGTGTCCCATTAGGATTGTGGAGGATTGCGGATGTGCCTTCATGATGGGCACCATCGGTGGTTCGCTGTTCGAGTTCCTCAAGGGTTTCCGTAACGCTCCTACCGGATTGCAGCGCAGACTTTATGGTGGCATTGATTTGGTGAAGATGAGAACGCCGTCCATTGCCGGCAGCTTTGCCGTTTGGGGTGCCACTTTCAGCACAGTGGATTGCGCCCTGGTCCACTATCGCCAGAGGGAGGATGCCTGGAACTCGATACTCAGTGGAGCGGCCACTGGTGGGATATTGGCAGCCCGTAATGGCATTCGGGCCATGGCCAACAGTGCTCTGGTGGGCTGTCTGGTGCTGGCCATGATTGAAGGAGCCGGTGCAGCAGTGGCCACCATTAATGCAGCCGACAAAGGTGCAGGGATAGTCATCAAGCCGCAGCGGGCCCAGTGGGAGGCCATACTGGAGACTATTGATCCGAAGAGAGCGTCATCCACTCAAGATTTCGCACTGGCGGAGTTTGAACGGGTGCTGGACAAATGTCGGGCGAGCAGGGAACCAAATTTACTTCAGGACATTCCGGTTAAGAGTCACGAGCGAGATTCCAAACAGAAGCCATTTTATTCCCTCTTGGATCTGGTGAAACTGTCCCAGATGTTCTAG
- the CG10035 gene encoding uncharacterized protein, isoform B — MKYLKDCSFHVLLVLLLMIRGSLCVPALDAAPPAATPNTVEESENLVEGSGEPVVAPTDVVPAASNGTTPPAEGNSEAAVPDNVASGSSIDPTTIYAGGLLTPEAFQQYLSQYGAYAPYSYPAPVAGTAAGIYPYPGPIVVQTGYEGFLVPTNTAGQSDSTTVLAPTAQPNSSNPLMTFVSNLLPTILMSTLFRIAAVVVSAVGIILFGGAITSALCRITPICEIPARAVNILRTGGAQDVGRMLAEEMTPERVRRATEFVRNAIRKYKQLQKLVEASEAVTELTN, encoded by the exons ATGAAGTACCTCAAAGACTGCAGTTTCCATGTCCTGTTGGTTCTGCTGCTAATGATCCGTGGATCGCTTTGTGTGCCAGCTTTGGACGCAGCTCCTCCGGCTGCCACACCCAACACCGTGGAAGAGTCGGAAAATCTGGTCGAGGGCAGTGGCGAACCAGTTGTCGCACCCACAGACGTGGTACCTGCAGCCAGCAATGGTACCACTCCTCCGGCTGAAGGAAACTCGGAAGCAGCGGTG CCAGACAACGTGGCCAGTGGTAGCAGCATTGATCCCACCACCATTTACGCTGGAGGCCTACTCACTCCCGAGGCCTTTCAGCAGTACCTGAGTCAGTATGGAGCGTATGCTCCTTACTCCTATCCTGCTCCTGTTGCGGGAACAGCAGCTGGCATTTACCCGTACCCTGGACCCATTGTGGTGCAGACGGGCTACGAGGGATTCCTGGTGCCCACTAATACCGCAGGACAATCGGACAGCACCACTGTCCTGGCTCCCACTGCCCAGCCCAACTCCTCGAATCCACTGATGACATTTGTCTCCAATCTTCTGCCCACGATCCTGATGTCCACGCTCTTTCGCATCGCTGCCGTTGTGGTTTCCGCCGTGGGCATCATCCTCTTTGGCGGTGCCATCACCAGTGCCCTGTGCAGGATCACTCCAATCTGTGAAATACCCGCCCGTGCTGTGAATATCCTGCGGACGGGTGGTGCCCAGGATGTGGGTCGCATGCTGGCCGAGGAGATGACTCCGGAACGAGTGCGTCGGGCAACGGAATTCGTGCGCAACGCCATCCGGAAGTACAAGCAACTGCAGAAGCTGGTGGAGGCATCGGAGGCGGTGACCGAGTTGACCAACTAG
- the GstD5 gene encoding glutathione S transferase D5 (point mutation), with the protein MDFYYSPRGSGCRTVIMVAKALGVKLNMKLLNTLEKDQLKPEFVKLNPQHTIPTLVDNGFSIWESRAIAVYLVEKYGKDDTLFPKDPKKQALVNQRLYFDMGTLYDSFAKYYYPLFHTGKPGSDEDFKKIESSFEYLNIFLEGQNYVAGDHLTVADIAILSTVSTFEIFDFDLNKYPNVARWYANAKKVTPGWEENWKGAVELKGVFDARQAAAKQ; encoded by the coding sequence ATGGATTTCTATTACTCGCCCCGTGGAAGTGGATGTCGCACCGTGATCATGGTGGCCAAGGCTCTCGGCGTGAAGCTGAACATGAAGCTACTGAACACCTTGGAGAAGGATCAGTTGAAGCCCGAGTTCGTCAAGCTCAATCCATAGCACACCATTCCCACGCTGGTGGACAACGGATTCTCCATCTGGGAGTCCCGCGCCATTGCCGTCTATCTGGTGGAGAAGTACGGCAAGGATGACACCCTCTTCCCCAAGGATCCCAAGAAGCAGGCTTTAGTCAACCAACGCCTCTACTTCGACATGGGAACTCTGTACGACAGCTTCGCCAAATACTACTATCCCCTTTTCCACACTGGAAAGCCCGGATCTGATGAGGACTTTAAGAAGATCGAGAGCTCCTTCGAGTATCTGAATATCTTCCTGGAGGGCCAGAACTACGTGGCCGGTGACCACCTCACAGTGGCTGATATTGCCATCCTCTCCACCGTTTCCACTTTCGAAATCTTTGATTTCGACCTCAACAAGTACCCGAATGTGGCCAGGTGGTATGCCAACGCCAAGAAGGTGACTCCCGGATGGGAAGAGAACTGGAAAGGTGCCGTGGAACTGAAGGGAGTATTTGATGCCCGTCAGGCGGCGGCgaagcaataa
- the GstD10 gene encoding glutathione S transferase D10, isoform A yields MDLYYRPGSAPCRSVLMTAKALGVEFDKKTIINTRAREQFTPEYLKINPQHTIPTLHDHGFALWESRAIMVYLVEKYGKDDKLFPKDVQKQALINQRLYFDMGTLYKSFSEYYYPQIFLKKPANEENYKKIEVAFEFLNTFLEGQTYSAGGDYSLADIAFLATVSTFDVAGFDFKRYANVARWYENAKKLTPGWEENWAGCQEFRKYFDN; encoded by the coding sequence ATGGATTTATACTATAGACCCGGATCTGCTCCCTGCCGCTCTGTTCTGATGACAGCCAAGGCACTGGGTGTGGAGTTCGATAAGAAGACCATTATCAACACCCGAGCTAGGGAGCAATTCACGCCGGAATACCTGAAAATCAATCCGCAGCACACGATCCCCACGCTGCACGACCATGGATTTGCTTTGTGGGAGTCGCGGGCGATTATGGTTTATCTGGTGGAGAAGTACGGCAAGGACGACAAGCTCTTCCCCAAGGATGTGCAAAAGCAGGCGTTGATCAATCAGCGCCTGTACTTCGACATGGGTACGCTGTATAAGAGCTTCTCCGAGTACTATTATCCGCAGATTTTCCTAAAGAAGCCCGCCAATGAGGAGAACTACAAGAAGATCGAAGTGGCCTTCGAATTCCTAAACACATTCCTGGAGGGGCAGACCTACAGCGCTGGAGGGGATTATAGCTTGGCGGATATTGCCTTTCTGGCCACCGTTTCCACTTTCGATGTGGCTGGCTTCGATTTCAAGCGGTATGCCAATGTGGCACGTTGGTACGAGAATGCCAAGAAACTGACTCCCGGTTGGGAGGAAAACTGGGCTGGTTGCCAGGAGTTCCGCAAATACTTCGATAACTGA
- the GstD8 gene encoding glutathione S transferase D8, which produces MDFYYHPCSAPCRSVIMTAKALGVDLNMKLLKVMDGEQLKPEFVKLNPQHCIPTLVDDGFSIWESRAILIYLVEKYGADDSLYPSDPQKKAVVNQRLYFDMGTLFQSFVEAIYPQIRNNHPADPEAMQKVDSAFGHLDTFLEDQEYVAGDCLTIADIALLASVSTFEVVDFDIAQYPNVARWYENAKEVTPGWEENWDGVQLIKKLVQERNE; this is translated from the coding sequence ATGGACTTTTACTACCATCCTTGCTCGGCTCCTTGCCGCTCCGTTATAATGACAGCCAAGGCCCTTGGAGTTGACCTGAATATGAAGCTATTGAAGGTCATGGACGGGGAGCAACTGAAGCCGGAGTTTGTGAAGCTCAATCCACAGCACTGCATTCCCACCCTGGTGGACGATGGCTTCTCCATCTGGGAATCCCGTGCCATTTTGATTTACTTGGTGGAGAAGTACGGCGCTGATGACTCGCTGTATCCCAGCGATCCCCAGAAGAAGGCTGTGGTCAATCAGAGGCTCTACTTCGACATGGGCACCCTGTTTCAGAGTTTCGTCGAGGCCATCTATCCACAGATAAGGAATAATCATCCCGCCGATCCAGAGGCCATGCAGAAAGTGGACAGCGCCTTTGGCCACCTGGACACCTTCCTGGAGGACCAGGAGTATGTGGCTGGCGACTGCCTCACCATTGCCGACATTGCCCTGTTGGCCTCCGTTTCCACCTTTGAGGTGGTGGACTTCGATATAGCCCAGTATCCAAATGTGGCCAGGTGGTACGAGAATGCCAAGGAAGTGACTCCCGGTTGGGAAGAGAACTGGGACGGTGTACAGCTAATCAAGAAACTTGTCCAGGAGAGGAATGAATGA
- the GstD3 gene encoding glutathione S transferase D3, with the protein MVGKALGLEFNKKIINTLKGEQMNPDFIKINPQHSIPTLVDNGFTIWESRAILVYLVEKYGKDDALYPKDIQKQAVINQRLYFDMALMYPTLANYYYKAFTTGQFGSEEDYKKVQETFDFLNTFLEGQDYVAGDQYTVADIAILANVSNFDVVGFDISKYPNVARWYDHVKKITPGWEENWAGALDVKKRIEEKQNAAK; encoded by the coding sequence ATGGTGGGCAAGGCCCTGGGTCTAGAATTTAATAAGAAGATAATCAATACGCTGAAAGGGGAGCAAATGAATCCCGATTTCATCAAGATCAACCCGCAGCACTCGATTCCCACGCTGGTAGACAATGGTTTCACCATTTGGGAGTCGCGTGCCATTCTCGTTTACCTGGTGGAAAAGTACGGAAAGGATGACGCGCTGTACCCCAAGGATATTCAGAAGCAGGCGGTGATCAATCAACGCCTTTACTTCGACATGGCGTTGATGTATCCCACCCTGGCCAACTACTACTACAAAGCATTTACCACCGGTCAGTTTGGCAGCGAGGAGGACTACAAAAAGGTCCAGGAGACTTTCGATTTCCTAAACACATTCCTGGAGGGTCAGGACTACGTGGCTGGGGACCAGTATACCGTCGCCGACATTGCCATTCTCGCCAATGTCTCCAATTTCGATGTTGTGGGATTCGACATTAGCAAATATCCGAATGTGGCCCGATGGTACGACCATGTCAAGAAGATTACCCCTGGATGGGAAGAAAACTGGGCAGGAGCTCTGGATGTAAAGAAGAGGATCGAGGAGAAACAGAATGCTGctaaataa
- the GstD2 gene encoding glutathione S transferase D2, protein MDFYYMPGGGGCRTVIMVAKALGLELNKKLLNTMEGEQLKPEFVKLNPQHTIPTLVDNGFSIWESRAIAVYLVEKYGKDDYLLPNDPKKRAVINQRLYFDMGTLYESFAKYYYPLFRTGKPGSDEDLKRIETAFGFLDTFLEGQEYVAGDQLTVADIAILSTVSTFEVSEFDFSKYSNVSRWYDNAKKVTPGWDENWEGLMAMKALFDARKLAAK, encoded by the coding sequence ATGGACTTTTACTACATGCCAGGTGGTGGAGGATGCCGCACGGTCATCATGGTGGCCAAGGCTCTCGGCCTGGAGCTGAACAAGAAGCTACTGAACACCATGGAGGGTGAACAATTGAAGCCGGAGTTTGTTAAGCTCAATCCACAGCACACCATTCCCACGCTGGTGGACAACGGATTCTCCATCTGGGAGTCCCGGGCCATCGCCGTCTATCTGGTGGAGAAGTACGGCAAGGATGACTATCTGTTGCCCAACGATCCCAAGAAGCGTGCCGTGATCAACCAGCGTCTGTACTTCGACATGGGAACTCTGTACGAAAGCTTTGCCAAATACTACTATCCCCTTTTCCGCACTGGAAAGCCCGGATCGGATGAGGACTTGAAGAGAATCGAAACCGCGTTTGGATTTCTCGACACCTTCCTGGAGGGCCAGGAGTATGTGGCTGGCGACCAGCTCACCGTGGCGGACATTGCCATCCTGTCCACTGTCTCCACGTTCGAAGTTAGTGAGTTCGACTTCAGCAAGTACTCCAATGTCTCCAGGTGGTACGACAATGCCAAGAAGGTGACTCCAGGATGGGATGAGAACTGGGAGGGCCTCATGGCGATGAAGGCGTTGTTCGATGCCCGTAAATTGGCGGCTAAGTGA
- the GstD7 gene encoding glutathione S transferase D7: MPNLDLYNFPMAPASRAIQMVAKALGLELNSKLINTMEGDQLKPEFVRINPQHTIPTLVDNGFVIWESRAIAVYLVEKYGKPDSPLYPNDPQKRALINQRLYFDMGTLYDALTKYFFLIFRTGKFGDQEALDKVNSAFGFLNTFLEGQDFVAGSQLTVADIVILATVSTVEWFSFDLSKFPNVERWLKNAPKVTPGWEQNLESLQQGKKFLQDLQAAKEKEVKA; encoded by the coding sequence ATGCCGAACTTGGATCTCTACAATTTCCCCATGGCGCCGGCCAGTCGCGCCATCCAGATGGTGGCCAAGGCTTTGGGTCTGGAGCTGAACTCCAAGTTGATCAACACGATGGAGGGTGACCAACTGAAGCCAGAGTTCGTGAGGATTAACCCACAGCACACCATTCCCACGCTGGTGGACAATGGATTTGTCATCTGGGAGTCGCGTGCCATCGCCGTCTATCTGGTGGAGAAGTACGGCAAACCCGATTCCCCACTCTATCCCAACGATCCCCAGAAGCGGGCTTTGATCAACCAGAGGCTTTACTTCGATATGGGCACCCTGTACGACGCCCTGACCAAATACTTCTTCCTAATCTTCCGCACTGGCAAATTCGGAGATCAGGAAGCTCTGGACAAGGTTAACTCCGCCTTTGGATTCCTCAACACCTTCCTGGAGGGTCAGGACTTCGTGGCCGGTAGCCAACTGACCGTGGCTGATATCGTCATCCTGGCCACCGTATCCACCGTAGAATGGTTTTCGTTTGACCTAAGCAAGTTCCCCAACGTGGAGAGGTGGCTTAAGAATGCCCCAAAAGTAACTCCTGGATGGGAGCAAAATCTTGAGAGTCTGCAGCAGGGAAAGAAGTTCCTGCAGGACCTTCAAGCGGCAAAGGAAAAGGAAGTAAAGGCCTaa
- the GstD9 gene encoding glutathione S transferase D9, isoform A — protein sequence MLDFYYMLYSAPCRSILMTARALGLELNKKQVDLDAGEHLKPEFVKINPQHTIPTLVDDGFAIWESRAILIYLAEKYDKDGSLYPKDPQQRAVINQRLFFDLSTLYQSYVYYYYPQLFEDVKKPADPDNLKKIDDAFAMFNTLLKGQQYAALNKLTLADFALLATVSTFEISEYDFGKYPEVVRWYDNAKKVIPGWEENWEGCEYYKKLYLGAILNKQ from the coding sequence ATGTTGGACTTCTACTATATGCTCTACTCGGCACCTTGCCGTTCCATCCTGATGACGGCCCGTGCCCTGGGATTGGAGCTGAACAAGAAGCAGGTGGATCTGGATGCCGGCGAGCATCTTAAGCCGGAATTTGTAAAGATCAATCCTCAGCATACGATTCCCACGCTGGTTGACGATGGTTTCGCCATCTGGGAGTCGAGGGCTATACTGATTTATCTGGCCGAGAAGTACGATAAAGATGGCTCCCTTTATCCCAAGGATCCCCAGCAGAGAGCCGTGATCAATCAGCGCCTGTTTTTCGATCTGAGTACTCTGTACCAGAGCTACGTGTACTACTACTATCCCCAGTTGTTCGAGGATGTGAAGAAGCCAGCTGATCCCGATAACCTCAAGAAGATCGATGATGCTTTCGCTATGTTCAATACTCTGTTGAAGGGTCAGCAGTACGCCGCCCTCAACAAGTTGACTCTGGCCGATTTTGCGCTTCTGGCCACCGTTTCCACTTTTGAAATATCGGAATATGATTTTGGTAAATATCCGGAAGTGGTTAGGTGGTACGACAATGCCAAGAAAGTGATACCCGGCTGGGAGGAGAACTGGGAGGGCTGCGAGTACTACAAGAAATTGTATCTGGGTGCGATTTTGAACAAACAATGA
- the GstD1 gene encoding glutathione S transferase D1, isoform A, whose translation MVDFYYLPGSSPCRSVIMTAKAVGVELNKKLLNLQAGEHLKPEFLKINPQHTIPTLVDNGFALWESRAIQVYLVEKYGKTDSLYPKCPKKRAVINQRLYFDMGTLYQSFANYYYPQVFAKAPADPEAFKKIEAAFEFLNTFLEGQDYAAGDSLTVADIALVATVSTFEVAKFEISKYANVNRWYENAKKVTPGWEENWAGCLEFKKYFE comes from the coding sequence ATGGTTGACTTCTACTACCTGCCCGGCTCCTCCCCCTGCCGCTCCGTGATCATGACCGCCAAGGCCGTGGGCGTCGAGCTGAACAAGAAGCTGCTCAACCTGCAGGCCGGTGAGCACCTGAAGCCGGAGTTCCTGAAGATCAATCCCCAGCACACCATTCCCACGCTGGTGGACAACGGATTCGCGCTGTGGGAGTCCCGCGCCATCCAGGTGTATTTGGTGGAGAAGTACGGCAAGACCGACTCCCTGTACCCTAAGTGCCCCAAGAAGCGCGCCGTGATCAATCAGCGCCTGTACTTCGACATGGGAACGCTGTACCAGAGCTTCGCCAACTACTACTACCCACAGGTGTTCGCCAAGGCGCCCGCCGATCCAGAGGCCTTCAAGAAGATCGAGGCCGCCTTCGAGTTCCTGAACACCTTCCTGGAGGGACAGGACTACGCCGCCGGTGACTCCCTTACCGTAGCCGACATTGCCCTGGTGGCAACCGTGTCCACATTCGAGGTGGCCAAATTCGAGATCAGCAAGTACGCCAATGTGAACAGGTGGTACGAGAACGCCAAGAAGGTGACTCCCGGATGGGAGGAGAACTGGGCCGGATGCCTGGAGTTCAAGAAGTACTTCGAATAA
- the GstD4 gene encoding glutathione S transferase D4, with product MDFYYSPRSSGSRTIIMVAKALGLELNKKQLRITEGEHLKPEFLKLNPQHTIPTLVDNGFAIWESRAIAVYLVEKYGKDDSLFPNDPQKRALINQRLYFDMGTLHDSFMKYYYPFIRTGQLGNAENYKKVEAAFEFLDIFLEGQDYVAGSQLTVADIAILSSVSTFEVVEFDISKYPNVARWYANAKKITPGWDENWKGLLQMKTMYEAQKASLK from the coding sequence ATGGATTTCTACTACTCCCCTCGAAGCAGTGGATCCCGCACCATTATCATGGTTGCCAAAGCTCTTGGACTGGAACTGAACAAAAAGCAACTGCGTATCACAGAAGGGGAACACCTCAAGCCAGAATTCCTTAAGCTCAATCCCCAGCACACCATTCCCACGCTGGTGGACAATGGATTCGCCATTTGGGAGTCCCGTGCCATAGCCGTCTATCTGGTGGAAAAGTACGGCAAGGACGACTCCCTTTTTCCCAATGATCCCCAGAAACGCGCATTGATCAATCAGCGATTGTACTTCGATATGGGAACCCTGCATGACTCCTTTATGAAGTACTATTACCCATTCATCCGTACTGGTCAGCTTGGGAATGCCGAGAATTATAAGAAGGTCGAAGCTGCCTTTGAATTCCTGGACATTTTCTTGGAGGGCCAGGACTACGTGGCTGGTAGCCAGCTAACTGTGGCCGACATCGCCATCCTCTCCAGCGTTTCCACTTTCGAAGTGGTTGAGTTTGACATCAGCAAGTATCCAAATGTGGCACGTTGGTACGCCAATGCCAAAAAGATCACACCCGGATGGGATGAAAACTGGAAGGGTCTGctacaaatgaaaacaatgtACGAAGCCCAAAAGGCCTCATTAAAGTAA